In the Pseudoalteromonas undina genome, one interval contains:
- a CDS encoding TolC family protein, with translation MYIFLKNTGLTLSLCMAVSFSVATYGKQKSISWLDSQINKDPEVVAAKELLNASNHRAKSLTQAVYNPELEASYEKEGDFDNYSIGISQTIDFWDKQSTNKTIGEIDVYANQQQLLSLLDSKKANALTALVNWQAAKKAAQLLSEREEQLQTLVGIVEDKRKAGLLEPLDAELVYLNLSQIFSEISESQIALKNAEVKVQELLPDWTPNTTNLFSFTFGATSYSFNSQWVEEHPKVKLARAKWKGQQSKAQLTTMESKANPTIGVSAGKSGDEDLVGVTFSMPLNIRNNYTDNVKAAYSEAIAAEANFQSVYRKQSFEAKANYESLNVSRKYYEQWQKLTKGRLDSSENLLNKRWQAGDINTSDYLLALNQRAEGLHAGIRLENQFKLAEISFILSMGQLSKFEI, from the coding sequence ATGTATATATTTTTAAAAAATACAGGTTTAACCCTGTCTTTATGCATGGCTGTGAGTTTTTCAGTTGCCACTTATGGCAAACAGAAAAGTATTTCATGGCTAGATAGTCAAATAAATAAAGATCCCGAAGTTGTTGCGGCTAAAGAGTTACTTAATGCAAGTAATCATAGAGCCAAAAGCTTAACTCAAGCCGTATATAACCCAGAGCTTGAAGCAAGCTATGAAAAAGAAGGTGATTTTGATAATTACTCTATTGGTATCAGTCAAACGATAGATTTTTGGGATAAGCAATCAACAAATAAAACCATTGGTGAAATTGATGTTTATGCAAACCAGCAACAATTGTTATCTCTACTCGATTCTAAAAAGGCTAATGCCTTAACTGCATTAGTTAATTGGCAAGCAGCAAAAAAAGCTGCTCAGTTACTTTCAGAAAGAGAAGAGCAATTGCAAACGCTCGTTGGAATTGTTGAAGACAAACGAAAAGCTGGACTTCTAGAGCCACTTGACGCTGAGCTAGTCTATTTAAACTTGTCGCAAATTTTTAGTGAAATATCTGAGTCTCAAATTGCTTTGAAAAATGCAGAGGTAAAGGTTCAGGAGTTATTGCCTGATTGGACGCCTAATACTACCAATTTGTTTTCATTTACTTTTGGAGCAACAAGCTACTCATTTAACTCCCAGTGGGTTGAGGAACATCCAAAAGTTAAACTTGCTAGAGCGAAATGGAAGGGACAACAATCTAAAGCTCAACTAACCACTATGGAATCTAAAGCTAATCCAACCATTGGCGTTAGCGCAGGGAAAAGTGGAGATGAAGACTTGGTTGGTGTGACTTTTTCAATGCCTTTAAACATCAGAAATAACTATACAGATAATGTTAAAGCCGCTTATTCAGAAGCCATTGCAGCCGAGGCGAATTTTCAGTCGGTATATCGAAAGCAGTCTTTTGAAGCAAAAGCTAATTATGAATCGCTTAATGTCAGTAGAAAATATTATGAGCAATGGCAAAAACTGACAAAAGGCAGATTAGATAGCAGCGAAAACTTATTAAATAAGCGCTGGCAAGCTGGTGATATTAATACTTCTGACTACTTACTTGCATTAAATCAACGTGCGGAAGGGCTTCATGCAGGAATACGTTTGGAAAATCAATTCAAGCTTGCAGAAATATCCTTCATTTTAAGTATGGGTCAGTTATCCAAATTTGAGATTTGA
- a CDS encoding efflux RND transporter periplasmic adaptor subunit produces MNTVISKKFLAVVISSLLVGFTTNHDAFAQSSDGTGSVTNVSKQEEKEHQDEHEHEKGHEEDKGDHDEHGHEGGNKEGEEEHEEGITIDPKKMSLAKIKVESVKPEYQFSSVYAPGEIKANGYKSYVVSPRTESVIISRHAALGEYVEIGQKLVTLFSEAMAQAQADYLIASTEWQRVKKLGNKTVSESRLLQAETTYNASYGKLIALGLTEKAINGISNKDIKAFGQYALTAHREGVVLQDDFIQGQRVDAGDSVMLLADEKQLWVEAKVSPNKKLNLSIDSPAVLKLEGQSYNAKVIQEAHTIDPVTRTRIIRLGVQNADDNLHSGMFVKVYFQFATKQKVMAVPEEALIRSADGDWTVFVEDHPGEFKAVEVELGRALGDFREIIGLDSGTRIVTKGAFFVASEIAKGGFDPHNH; encoded by the coding sequence ATGAATACAGTAATTAGTAAAAAATTTTTAGCCGTAGTAATTAGCAGCCTGTTAGTTGGGTTTACTACAAATCATGATGCTTTTGCACAGTCGTCAGATGGAACTGGTTCTGTCACAAACGTTTCGAAACAAGAAGAAAAAGAACATCAAGATGAGCATGAACACGAAAAGGGACATGAAGAAGATAAAGGTGACCATGACGAGCACGGCCATGAAGGTGGTAATAAAGAGGGAGAAGAAGAACATGAAGAAGGTATCACTATTGATCCAAAGAAGATGTCGCTTGCTAAAATTAAAGTGGAAAGTGTTAAGCCTGAATATCAATTTAGCTCCGTATATGCACCTGGCGAAATAAAAGCTAATGGCTATAAAAGTTATGTGGTATCACCACGTACAGAGTCAGTCATTATCAGTCGCCATGCAGCGCTTGGCGAGTATGTAGAAATAGGTCAGAAGTTAGTTACATTATTTAGTGAAGCAATGGCACAAGCACAAGCTGACTATTTAATCGCTTCAACCGAATGGCAACGTGTAAAAAAGCTGGGTAATAAGACGGTGAGTGAAAGTCGATTATTACAAGCTGAAACAACATACAATGCGAGCTATGGCAAGCTCATTGCTTTAGGGTTAACTGAAAAAGCAATAAATGGTATTTCTAACAAAGACATTAAAGCATTTGGGCAATATGCATTAACGGCGCACCGTGAAGGTGTCGTGCTTCAAGACGACTTTATCCAAGGGCAACGTGTTGATGCTGGGGATTCAGTCATGTTGTTAGCTGATGAAAAACAACTATGGGTTGAAGCAAAAGTTTCTCCAAATAAAAAGCTAAATTTATCAATTGATTCTCCTGCGGTACTTAAATTAGAAGGCCAGAGTTACAATGCCAAAGTTATCCAAGAAGCCCATACAATTGATCCCGTAACTCGTACAAGAATTATTAGATTGGGGGTACAGAATGCTGATGATAACCTTCATTCAGGTATGTTTGTAAAAGTTTACTTTCAGTTTGCCACAAAGCAGAAAGTGATGGCTGTGCCAGAAGAAGCATTGATCCGCAGCGCAGATGGTGATTGGACCGTATTTGTCGAAGACCACCCTGGAGAATTTAAAGCTGTAGAAGTAGAACTAGGCCGAGCCTTAGGTGATTTTAGGGAAATCATTGGCCTTGATAGTGGGACGCGAATTGTAACCAAAGGCGCATTTTTTGTTGCTTCTGAAATCGCTAAAGGCGGATTTGATCCGCATAACCACTAA